The sequence gaggCAGGGCTGCTGAGCTCACATTCATTTCGTGAATtaatccccccctccccattttaACAGAGGCACCGCTATCATTAACAGGGTTTCTTGTTCTGCTTGAAAGTGCCTGCAGGGCCAGGCACCAAACCAGGAAGACACCTCACCGCTGTGTGTCTAATCTGCAACTTCAGGTTAATATGGACTAAAGCAGTTACATCGTGAGAAGTGCTGACAGTATGTGATGTCTTTCCTTACACAAATGTagccccccctctccccccttccccttccttcttcaccaGATAGTGTAGCCGCCATCTGAGCCTCCCAGGAAGAAGTTTCCCTTCCGTTGCGTCACCAAGACGTTGGCTCCCTGCATTACGGCCAGCTGGGCGGCGTTGGGGGGACAGCCAGGAGGGGGGGGCTGGAAGACAGAGACAAGGAGAGGCGGGAGGATAGCTGAGGTCAGTGCCACGCCGGGAGCTGGCACAAAGCCACCgtccgtgggctgcagggacccAGAAACCTCCCAGTCGATGTCCCTGTCACTCGCTAGCAAGCAAAGATTGAGCAACAGACTCCAGGAGCTGATGGGAAACTCTCGGTTCCTCCTCCATGCCCTGCCCTCTTTTCGGAACCCGCAGCCCATACGGCTGACCCTGGCTCTTTGCCCACGCAGAGGAGCCCGTGAGCCGTGGAACAAGTTCTTCACATGGCCACGAGCCACAGGTGGAAAGTCCGGGGGAGCAGGAACCTCCCACAGCTCCAGCGTAGCATGGAAAGAGGCCAAGTCTGTGTCTGGGGCCAGGGAAAGTCAGGTCGCTAAGCAGCCCTACTGGCTTGCCTCCCTGCAAAGCACATTACACCATGGCCCCCAGGCCGAATCGGGGCTAGCGCTGGCCACGAGATGGTTTTGCTGTCAGCCAGAACCACCTGCGAGCCTACGTGGCTCCAGAGCCACAGGCTGGCCAGAGACAGCAAACCCTCAGCATGAAAGTAGGAGCCTACTCTTCTCCCAAATGAGGGATCGGgtaagaaatatgtttttctcagaaaacaaaggaCGACATCTCCCCCACTACCGTCTGCGAACCTCTAACACCAAAGCACGCAGGGTTTGAGGATACATTTATACTTACAGGGATGCTGGCTGCTCCACCAGCCCCAAACCTTGCTCCAGCATCAAAGCCACCTTCAACAAGGACTGTCGAGCCCGGAGGATAAACCGGTCCCACGGGGTAATACGCCATCGGGACCGACGAGCCGATCGGACCCACGGCCACAGACTGGGCCACGGGCAGGAAGACGGAAGCGCCCGGATACGCCGCAGACATTGTAGGTACGGTGGCAGCTCCCAGAGGCACGAAGCTGGGACggtaaagctgggggaaaaaaaaagccgtGCGAGCAAGTTTAGAGACTTGTTATTCCCCACACCCAGCTGTTTATTCAGCCTTGCTGCCAAAGCACGAGCCCCGACGTAGACTTTCACCCTCCTGCTTGCACAAGGGAATCCCCTTCCCTGAGCGTTTACTTTGGGGTATGGTAAAAGGACATTTCTCCCGCTGTTGGAGACAGTTTTCCCCCACTGCCTGCAAGAATCCAACTAAGAGAGATTATTGTAGACGTGGTTTACAGCTACAGGTGAGCTAAATTTGTCATCTTAATTCAAGGGGAAGCTTTGAACGTTTGTCACGTTGAGTGGATGATTCAGATCTCGTAAAAGAGGATCCAGGGACCGACCACTGCCCAGTGATATGAGCAGCAAACAAGTCctccaggcaaaaaaaaaaacgtaTTGCAGCTATAAACTTaatcagagatatttttttttgctttgggagGAGCcccagaggaaaataaagcctTCGGAGAAGCGTCCCGCCTACCTCGGAATAAGCAGGAGGTGCATCTGTGTAGGGCGGCGGCTGCGGAAGGGGCATAGTCTGTGGGTACACGGTGGGGTTGGCGGGGGACTGGACAGGGTAGGACGGCTGGGTGGGATATTGTCCTGCAAGAAAGAGGAGAAGTCAGCCCGAGGCAGAACCGAAGCCGGACAGGACACTGAcgagttggttttggtttgttttggggtttgtttttgttttttttggaaAGCCCCGTTTCTTAATTATCACGTAAGCAGAAGGGCGTCTCAGCTGTAGGAGCGTCTGGGCACAATTAATTCGCAGTTATCGCCTGGGTGAGCGACACCCCCGTCCCCGCCGAGCTCGGACACCcggctgtccctgtcccttcGGCAGTTCAGCCCACGGCAGTGAAAATATCCTTTGCCGGAACAGGGAGCAATGAGAAGGCAGAAAGCCcggcagagaaaaaaaaaaaaataaaaataaaccaaattatTCTGGCTCGTAGCCAGCGCTCAGACTCGCAAATTCCTAAATcgaaaccaaaacaaaccagagcCGATacctgccccctgccccggggcctTTCGCGGTTTTGGGGGGCAAAGACGAGGCGGCATTGGGGTGACTgctccccgcgtccccccgacgtggcggcgggagggggccgATCCCCGGCCGTGCTGGGCCGAAATCGCCGCTGCTCTGAGGAAGCCGAGGGGGTTTAACGAGCCCCGAGTTCGGCCCCTTCCTCCGGGAGGGGGACAGgctgctggggtccccccagccccctctgGCCCCGGCCTGGCCCCCCCCGCTGCCGGCACGGAGCCCGTCAGGCCGCGGCAgcccccatgggtgccccctgccctgctccccccagccgGGCTCCCTGGGGGGGTCTCAGCCCCGGCAGCTGCCCCCGATGTTGTTCCCTAGGGGGGGTCCCCCTGATGCAGCTCCCCCTAAATACAAggggtccccccctccccgtaACGAAGGGGTCTCGCCCACTCCACACACCACCCCCCGTGGACCCTCCCCTACGTCACCCAGGGGTGCCCGGTGTCACCCAGgggcaccccccccccagctgcccccacaGACAGCGGGGTCTCCCTTAGGCCGCCCAAGGGTCCCCCCCCGCGGTGCAGGGGCTCTGCCCCACTCCCCACGGCCCCCCATTACATCGCCGGGGGGGTCACCCCACTATTACATCACCCGGGGGGGTCTCCCGCACCCTGCCATAAAACGGGGTCCCTTCTGATGTCATCCGGGGGATCCCCTACGTCAGCGCGGGGTCTTCTCCCCCACCTCAGCGCCCCCCCCATCTAACGGGGTCCCCCTTGCGTGACGCGTGGGGGGTCCCTCTCGCTCCAGCTCCCCCCGACACCTACTAGGGTCCCCCTTACGTCATCCGAGGGATCCCCTTCGTCAGCAGGGGGGTCTCCCCCACCTCAGCTCGCCCTCCCCGCGTGGCACGGGGACCCCTTACGTCACGCGTGGGTCCGCCCCACGGCCGCAGCCCCCtccatggggggggggggtcccccaggCGCCGGCACGCACAGGGTTAAGGCCAGGCCGAGGCGCCGGCGGCCCGcgcgcccgcccccccgccACGCTCCCATTGGCCCCCGGCGcccgcgcggccccggcccgctcGCGCGGTCACGCGCTGCGGCGCCGCCCTTAAAGGCGCCGCGTCCCGGGGCGGCGCTGcctggggggcggcgggagcgggggg comes from Ciconia boyciana chromosome 27, ASM3463844v1, whole genome shotgun sequence and encodes:
- the DAZAP2 gene encoding DAZ-associated protein 2 isoform X1, with the translated sequence MNGKGQYPTQPSYPVQSPANPTVYPQTMPLPQPPPYTDAPPAYSELYRPSFVPLGAATVPTMSAAYPGASVFLPVAQSVAVGPIGSSVPMAYYPVGPVYPPGSTVLVEGGFDAGARFGAGGAASIPPPPPGCPPNAAQLAVMQGANVLVTQRKGNFFLGGSDGGYTIW
- the DAZAP2 gene encoding DAZ-associated protein 2 isoform X2, whose amino-acid sequence is MPLPQPPPYTDAPPAYSELYRPSFVPLGAATVPTMSAAYPGASVFLPVAQSVAVGPIGSSVPMAYYPVGPVYPPGSTVLVEGGFDAGARFGAGGAASIPPPPPGCPPNAAQLAVMQGANVLVTQRKGNFFLGGSDGGYTIW